A window from Nitrosopumilus sp. encodes these proteins:
- a CDS encoding DNA-directed RNA polymerase subunit B — translation MTDPSTKRWPVIQDILKREGIARQHLNSFDEFLERGLQSIINEVGQIDIENAEYPYKIQLGKVKLQQPRMMELDGSITHITPAEARLRNVSYSAPVMMEASVVEDGKILESRFVHVGDVPVMAKSNACILHNFSTQKLIEHGEDPNDPGGYFIINGSERVIVGLEDLSYNKIIVDRETVGGNIVFKAKVYSSIVGYRAKLELVMKNDGLIVARIPGSPVDIPVVTLMRALGLESDREIASVVSLVDDLQDELEGSFEKAGDVPTSKDAIVYISKRIAPGMLEEFQIKRAETLLDWGLLPHLGKHPENRKEKAQFLGEAACKLLELKLGWITPDDKDHYGNKVIKFAGQMLADLFRTAFRNLVRDMKYQLERSGQKRGINAVAAAIRPGIITDKLNNAIATGNWGRGRVGVTQLLDRTNYLSTISHLRRIQSPLSRTQPNFEARDLHATHFGRICPSETPEGSNCGLVKNLALSGIISINVPSEEIIEKIYDLGTVHFFDAKEDLKKDGTRVFVDGRLIGYYKDGSELAESLRDLRRNSKIHPHIGISYHKSDIEGSTRRLYVNCNAGRVLRPLIIIKDNKPLLTAELLDKISKKLLSWVDLLRMGVLEMIDANEEENCYVTLDDKDTKKFTHLEVFSPAILGAGASIIPYPEHNQSPRNTYESAMAKQSLGFSTPMMNTSTYVRQHFMLYPQVPIVNTKAMKLLGLEDRPAGQNCVVAVLPFDGYNIEDAIVLSKASVDRGLGRTFFYRIYDAEAKQYPGGMRDAFEIPNAEDNIRGYKGERAYRLLEEDGVVASEAPVKGGDILIGKTSPPRFMEEYREFESSGPYRRDTSIGVRPSEAGVIDTIVMTQSNEGGKMYKIRARDMRIPEIGDKFASRHGQKGVLGILAKAEDLPYTAEGISPDVLINPHAFPSRMTVGMMMESICGKAAAFRGKRFDGSAFVGEKMDEVKEVMDAHNFKYSGKEIMYDGRTGKPFPVEVFIGVVYYQKLHHMVADKIHARARGQVQMLTKQPTEGRARGGGLRFGEMERDCLIAYGASMILKDRLLDESDKSDIFVCERCGLVAYHDVKQRKYVCRVCGDKAKVSSVSVAYAFKLLLQEMQSLNVAPRLLIKEKI, via the coding sequence ATGACAGATCCTTCAACTAAACGTTGGCCAGTAATTCAGGATATTTTAAAACGTGAAGGTATAGCACGTCAACATTTGAATTCATTTGATGAATTTTTAGAAAGAGGATTACAAAGTATCATTAACGAAGTCGGACAAATTGACATTGAAAATGCTGAATATCCTTACAAGATTCAACTAGGTAAAGTAAAACTTCAACAACCAAGAATGATGGAACTAGATGGTTCTATCACTCACATCACACCAGCTGAAGCAAGACTAAGAAATGTTTCATACTCTGCACCTGTAATGATGGAAGCTAGTGTTGTAGAAGATGGAAAGATTTTAGAATCTAGATTTGTCCACGTTGGAGACGTTCCAGTAATGGCAAAATCAAATGCTTGTATTTTACATAATTTCTCCACTCAAAAATTAATTGAACACGGTGAAGATCCAAATGATCCTGGTGGTTACTTTATCATTAATGGTTCTGAAAGAGTTATTGTTGGATTAGAAGATCTTTCTTACAACAAAATAATTGTTGATAGAGAAACTGTTGGTGGAAATATTGTTTTCAAAGCTAAAGTGTATTCATCAATTGTTGGTTATCGTGCAAAATTAGAACTTGTAATGAAAAATGATGGTTTGATTGTTGCTAGAATTCCTGGATCACCTGTTGACATTCCAGTTGTTACCTTGATGAGAGCACTTGGATTAGAGTCTGATAGAGAAATTGCCTCTGTCGTTTCATTAGTTGATGATCTTCAAGATGAATTGGAAGGTTCATTTGAAAAAGCAGGAGATGTTCCAACATCAAAAGATGCTATTGTTTACATCAGTAAAAGAATTGCACCTGGAATGTTAGAAGAATTCCAAATTAAACGTGCTGAGACTTTACTTGATTGGGGATTATTACCACATTTAGGAAAACATCCTGAAAATAGAAAAGAGAAAGCACAATTCTTAGGTGAAGCAGCATGTAAATTATTAGAATTAAAACTTGGCTGGATTACTCCTGATGATAAGGATCATTATGGAAATAAAGTAATCAAATTTGCAGGACAGATGTTAGCAGATTTGTTTAGAACTGCGTTTAGAAATTTAGTTAGAGATATGAAATACCAATTAGAAAGATCTGGTCAAAAACGTGGAATCAATGCAGTTGCAGCAGCCATTCGTCCTGGAATAATTACTGATAAACTAAACAATGCTATTGCAACTGGTAACTGGGGACGTGGACGTGTTGGTGTTACTCAATTACTTGATAGAACTAATTATCTTTCAACAATTAGCCATCTGAGAAGAATTCAATCTCCTCTTAGTAGAACTCAACCAAACTTTGAGGCAAGAGATTTGCATGCAACACACTTTGGAAGAATCTGTCCAAGTGAAACTCCTGAAGGATCTAATTGTGGTCTGGTAAAAAATTTGGCACTATCTGGAATTATATCAATTAATGTACCTTCTGAAGAGATCATAGAAAAAATCTACGATCTTGGAACAGTTCATTTCTTTGATGCAAAAGAAGATCTCAAAAAAGATGGAACTAGAGTATTTGTTGATGGACGTTTAATTGGATATTACAAAGATGGCTCTGAACTAGCTGAGTCACTTAGAGACCTAAGAAGAAACTCAAAGATTCATCCTCACATTGGAATCTCGTATCATAAATCCGATATTGAAGGATCCACAAGAAGACTTTATGTAAATTGTAATGCAGGGCGAGTTTTAAGACCGTTAATAATTATCAAAGATAACAAGCCACTACTAACAGCAGAACTGTTAGATAAAATTTCAAAAAAATTACTTTCTTGGGTTGATCTTTTGAGAATGGGTGTGCTAGAAATGATTGATGCAAATGAGGAAGAAAATTGTTATGTTACACTAGATGATAAAGACACAAAGAAATTCACTCACCTAGAGGTATTTTCACCAGCAATTCTTGGTGCAGGAGCTTCTATCATTCCATATCCTGAACATAACCAATCTCCAAGAAATACTTACGAATCTGCAATGGCAAAACAGAGTTTAGGTTTCTCTACACCTATGATGAACACAAGTACTTACGTTAGACAACACTTTATGCTGTATCCACAAGTCCCAATCGTTAATACAAAAGCAATGAAACTCTTAGGACTAGAAGACAGACCAGCAGGACAGAACTGTGTTGTTGCAGTATTACCATTTGACGGTTATAATATTGAAGATGCTATTGTATTGAGTAAAGCATCAGTTGATCGAGGATTAGGAAGAACTTTCTTCTATAGAATCTATGATGCTGAGGCAAAACAATATCCAGGTGGAATGCGTGATGCCTTTGAAATTCCTAATGCTGAAGATAACATTAGAGGCTACAAAGGAGAACGTGCATACAGATTACTTGAAGAGGATGGAGTAGTTGCATCCGAAGCTCCAGTTAAAGGAGGAGATATTTTGATTGGAAAAACAAGCCCTCCTAGATTTATGGAAGAATACAGGGAGTTTGAATCATCTGGTCCATATAGACGAGATACTTCTATTGGTGTAAGACCATCTGAAGCTGGAGTAATTGATACTATAGTTATGACTCAATCTAATGAAGGTGGAAAAATGTATAAAATTAGAGCAAGAGATATGAGAATTCCTGAGATTGGTGACAAGTTTGCATCAAGACACGGACAAAAAGGTGTACTGGGAATTCTGGCAAAAGCTGAAGACTTACCATACACTGCAGAAGGAATATCACCTGATGTTTTGATTAACCCACATGCATTCCCTTCAAGAATGACTGTTGGAATGATGATGGAATCAATCTGTGGTAAAGCTGCGGCATTTCGTGGTAAACGATTTGATGGCTCTGCATTTGTTGGAGAGAAAATGGATGAGGTCAAAGAAGTAATGGATGCACACAACTTCAAATATTCTGGTAAAGAAATAATGTATGATGGAAGAACTGGAAAACCATTTCCAGTTGAAGTCTTTATTGGAGTTGTATACTATCAAAAACTTCATCATATGGTTGCAGATAAAATCCATGCAAGAGCTCGTGGACAAGTTCAGATGTTAACCAAACAACCAACTGAAGGAAGAGCAAGAGGTGGTGGATTGAGATTTGGTGAGATGGAAAGAGACTGTTTGATTGCTTATGGTGCTTCAATGATCTTAAAGGATAGATTACTAGATGAGTCTGATAAATCTGATATCTTTGTATGTGAAAGATGTGGTTTGGTAGCCTATCATGATGTTAAACAAAGAAAATATGTCTGTAGAGTATGTGGAGATAAAGCTAAGGTCTCATCTGTATCTGTAGCATATGCATTCAAATTATTATTACAAGAAATGCAAAGTCTTAATGTTGCACCACGTTTGTTGATAAAGGAGAAAATTTAA
- a CDS encoding PEFG-CTERM sorting domain-containing protein, protein MKDHLSVFALSAILIASIGIAPAFGQVQNSIVVTTDKSSYLEGDVILVTGEVRELYSGTPVSLIIQNDMAVVALAQLTVGADKKFSTEITAGGTMRVSGTYTVEVTYGSQNRMATTTFEFQGSTIKPVGNPRITDTTVAIEGSSDLIGYKITGGKLLDIMPDVKAKSLIVSIDATSDGSLTLTIPRTILDSTMNGEDDDFFILIDGEEVDFDETITSKDRTLTIAFQAGAEEIEIIGTFVIPEFGTIAAMILAVAIISIIAISAKSRLSIIPRY, encoded by the coding sequence ATGAAAGATCATCTATCGGTGTTTGCCCTATCTGCAATTTTAATTGCAAGTATTGGTATTGCACCAGCATTTGGACAAGTACAAAACTCAATTGTTGTTACTACAGACAAATCATCTTACTTAGAAGGTGATGTTATTTTAGTAACAGGAGAAGTAAGAGAGCTGTATTCAGGAACTCCAGTAAGTTTGATAATTCAAAACGACATGGCAGTTGTTGCTCTTGCTCAACTAACAGTAGGTGCTGATAAAAAATTCAGTACTGAAATTACTGCAGGTGGAACAATGAGAGTATCTGGAACTTATACAGTGGAAGTCACATATGGAAGCCAAAATCGCATGGCAACAACAACATTTGAATTCCAAGGATCTACAATTAAACCAGTTGGTAATCCAAGAATAACGGATACCACAGTTGCAATTGAAGGTTCTAGTGATTTGATAGGATACAAGATCACAGGCGGAAAATTACTCGATATTATGCCTGACGTAAAAGCAAAATCATTGATCGTATCTATTGATGCTACAAGCGACGGTTCGTTGACCCTTACAATCCCAAGAACCATATTGGATTCAACAATGAATGGTGAAGATGACGACTTTTTCATCTTAATTGATGGAGAAGAAGTAGACTTTGATGAAACAATAACATCAAAAGACAGAACACTTACCATAGCATTCCAAGCAGGTGCTGAGGAGATTGAAATAATTGGTACATTTGTAATCCCAGAATTTGGTACGATCGCAGCTATGATTCTAGCAGTGGCAATTATCTCAATAATTGCAATATCTGCAAAATCAAGACTTAGTATTATACCAAGATACTAA
- a CDS encoding DNA-directed RNA polymerase subunit A', with amino-acid sequence MSVQAIKAIDGIQFSVWSPTEIRKYSVAEVTAPETYDEDGMPVQGGLMDGRLGTLEPGQKCLTCGNTAARCPGHFGHIELAEPILHIAFIDNIYKLLQSTCRSCARLKVPQEDLETFQKIKDKHAAYTVISQKRIPEQIIEKAKKAKECPHCGKTQYELVFTKPTIFVEKTEVGEHRLLPITIRERFSQISDADLELLSYDPRTARPEWFILQALPVPPVTVRPSIILETGIRSEDDLTHKMVDIIRVNQRLKESKEAGTPPLIVQDLVDLLQYHSTTYFDNEVSGIPQAHHRSGRPLKTLTQRLKGKEGRFRGSLSGKRVDFSSRTVISPDPNLDLSEVGVPEQVAMKLTIPEIVTEWNIDRMRKLVINGPEKFPGVNYIVRPDGVKIRLDFVEDRSIIAESLEIGYLIERHLADGDIVMFNRQPSLHQMSIMAHYVRVLPGKTFRLHPSVCPPYNADFDGDEMNLHVPQSEEARAEAILLMRVQDQIISPRYGGPIIGALRDFVTGAYLLTKDDTVLTVQEFSNYAMLGGYTDALPKPATKTKDGPAYTGKQLFSLFLPKDFNYVLTSKWSKGTQGAQKDVVIKNGQLISGVIDKASIGAEEPESVLHRITKDYGNSVGKVFLNSILIMVKQFITHYGFSYGYGDLEVPEKERQQILTDIQETYDIISDLTDQYEKGTLKLTRGMKAEEALEAYIVNELGKARDKAGSTADQSLDQTNAGRIMATTGARGSSLNIGQMAGALGQQSRRGNRLHDGFQNRALTHFAEHDSNPDAHGFVKSNYREGLSALEFFFHAMGGREGLVDTAVRTQQSGYMQRRLINALEHIRLEYDGTVRDPHGHIIQFLYGEDGIDVQKSDHGEAFNPSRLAESQTITDSGAKATKAEIETLTKKYTKTFNPRLTSLVTDALLHSNLSKEGVEAVCKKGLSLYDKAKVEPGQAVGIITAQSIGEPGTQMTLRTFHFAGIKERNVTLGLPRLIELVDARKKPVTPTMDIYLNEESKKSREKAIEVARNVLQTKVSALISNSETDYSTQITLILSPNRLKERGCSIAEVEASLSSNKKFKTETTGELITLKLVEESDTATVIAIRNKVLNTTVKGVPDIERVTLVQKDDEWVIQTTGSNVAKVLEVKGIDKRNVRTNNVFEIAGTLGIEAARNSLIDELNNTLGDQGLEVDNRYIMLVSDLMCSRGYMQQIGRHGIAGTKDSVLARAAFEITVPTIAHAALGGEIESLKGITENVIVGSNIPIGSGTVDLYMQVSKKK; translated from the coding sequence ATGTCTGTTCAAGCAATTAAAGCAATTGATGGTATTCAATTCTCAGTATGGTCTCCAACTGAAATAAGAAAATATTCTGTTGCAGAAGTTACTGCTCCTGAAACATATGATGAAGATGGAATGCCAGTTCAAGGAGGTCTTATGGATGGTAGACTGGGCACACTTGAGCCAGGTCAAAAATGTCTTACATGTGGAAATACTGCTGCAAGATGTCCTGGACACTTTGGACATATTGAACTTGCAGAACCAATACTGCACATTGCATTTATTGATAACATCTACAAACTACTCCAATCAACATGTCGTTCTTGTGCAAGACTCAAAGTTCCTCAAGAAGATTTAGAAACATTCCAAAAAATTAAAGATAAACATGCAGCTTATACTGTAATTTCACAAAAACGCATTCCAGAACAAATTATAGAAAAAGCAAAGAAAGCAAAAGAATGTCCACACTGTGGAAAAACGCAATACGAGCTAGTCTTTACAAAGCCAACTATCTTTGTTGAAAAGACAGAAGTTGGTGAACACAGATTACTTCCTATTACAATTAGAGAGAGATTCTCACAAATCTCTGATGCTGATTTAGAACTATTGTCATATGATCCTCGTACTGCTAGACCAGAATGGTTTATTCTGCAAGCATTACCTGTTCCACCTGTTACTGTTAGACCATCAATAATTCTTGAAACAGGAATTAGATCTGAAGATGACTTGACACACAAAATGGTAGATATCATTAGAGTAAATCAAAGACTAAAGGAAAGCAAGGAAGCAGGAACTCCACCACTAATTGTTCAAGACTTAGTTGATCTATTACAATATCACTCTACAACATATTTTGATAATGAAGTTTCTGGAATCCCACAAGCTCATCATCGCTCTGGCCGTCCACTTAAAACATTAACACAAAGACTAAAAGGAAAAGAAGGCAGATTCAGAGGATCATTATCTGGAAAAAGAGTTGACTTTTCAAGTAGAACTGTAATTTCACCAGATCCAAACTTAGATCTGTCTGAAGTTGGTGTACCTGAACAAGTTGCAATGAAATTAACCATTCCTGAAATTGTTACAGAATGGAATATTGATAGAATGAGAAAACTAGTAATCAACGGACCTGAGAAGTTCCCAGGTGTAAACTATATCGTCAGACCTGATGGTGTAAAGATTAGATTAGATTTTGTTGAAGATCGTTCTATTATAGCCGAATCCCTTGAGATTGGATATTTAATTGAAAGACATTTGGCAGACGGTGATATTGTTATGTTTAACAGACAACCATCACTGCATCAAATGTCTATCATGGCACACTATGTTCGTGTACTTCCTGGTAAGACTTTCAGATTACACCCATCTGTATGTCCTCCATACAACGCAGATTTTGATGGTGATGAAATGAACCTCCATGTTCCTCAAAGTGAGGAAGCTAGAGCAGAAGCAATTCTTTTGATGCGAGTTCAAGATCAAATTATTTCTCCAAGATATGGTGGTCCAATTATTGGAGCACTAAGAGACTTTGTCACAGGAGCATACCTTCTAACTAAGGACGATACCGTTTTGACTGTTCAAGAATTTTCCAACTATGCAATGCTTGGCGGTTATACTGATGCTCTTCCAAAACCTGCCACCAAAACAAAAGACGGTCCTGCATATACTGGAAAACAACTATTCTCACTATTCCTTCCAAAAGACTTCAACTATGTCCTCACATCCAAATGGTCAAAGGGTACACAAGGCGCACAAAAAGACGTTGTAATTAAAAATGGTCAATTAATCAGTGGTGTAATTGACAAAGCCTCAATCGGAGCAGAAGAGCCAGAAAGTGTTCTTCATAGAATTACTAAAGACTATGGTAACAGTGTAGGAAAAGTATTCCTTAACTCTATTCTGATTATGGTAAAACAATTCATTACACACTATGGCTTTAGTTATGGATATGGTGATCTTGAAGTTCCAGAAAAAGAAAGACAACAAATTCTAACTGACATTCAAGAAACTTATGACATTATTTCTGATTTGACTGACCAATATGAGAAAGGAACTCTCAAACTTACTAGAGGTATGAAGGCTGAAGAAGCATTAGAGGCATACATTGTTAATGAATTAGGTAAAGCAAGAGACAAAGCTGGTTCTACTGCAGATCAATCCCTTGATCAAACCAATGCTGGAAGAATCATGGCTACTACTGGTGCACGAGGTTCATCTTTGAATATTGGACAGATGGCAGGCGCATTGGGTCAACAATCAAGAAGAGGTAACAGATTACATGATGGTTTTCAAAACCGTGCATTAACTCACTTTGCAGAACATGATAGTAATCCTGACGCACATGGATTTGTAAAATCAAATTATAGAGAAGGTCTTTCGGCATTAGAGTTCTTCTTCCATGCAATGGGAGGTCGTGAAGGACTTGTAGATACTGCAGTTAGAACACAACAAAGTGGTTACATGCAACGTAGATTGATTAACGCATTAGAACACATTAGACTAGAATATGATGGAACTGTAAGAGATCCACACGGACACATCATTCAATTCCTTTATGGTGAGGATGGTATAGATGTGCAAAAAAGTGATCATGGTGAGGCATTTAATCCAAGTAGATTGGCAGAATCTCAAACTATTACAGATTCTGGAGCCAAGGCAACAAAAGCTGAGATAGAGACACTTACCAAGAAATATACAAAGACATTCAATCCAAGACTAACTTCACTTGTAACTGATGCATTGCTTCACTCAAATCTAAGTAAAGAAGGTGTAGAGGCTGTATGTAAGAAAGGACTTTCATTATACGATAAAGCAAAAGTAGAACCTGGTCAAGCAGTAGGAATTATCACTGCACAGTCAATTGGTGAGCCAGGTACTCAGATGACTTTGAGAACATTCCACTTTGCAGGAATTAAAGAAAGAAACGTAACATTAGGATTGCCAAGACTAATTGAATTAGTTGATGCAAGAAAGAAACCAGTTACTCCAACTATGGATATCTACCTTAATGAAGAATCAAAAAAGTCTAGAGAAAAAGCAATTGAAGTAGCAAGAAATGTTTTACAAACAAAAGTAAGTGCATTGATCTCAAACAGCGAGACTGACTATTCTACTCAAATTACATTAATTCTAAGTCCAAACAGACTCAAAGAAAGAGGATGCTCCATAGCTGAAGTAGAGGCTTCACTCTCATCTAACAAGAAATTCAAAACAGAGACAACTGGCGAATTAATCACACTAAAACTAGTTGAAGAGTCTGATACTGCAACTGTAATTGCAATTAGAAATAAGGTTCTAAATACTACCGTAAAGGGAGTTCCAGATATTGAACGTGTCACACTAGTTCAAAAGGATGATGAATGGGTGATACAAACAACTGGTTCTAATGTTGCCAAAGTATTAGAGGTTAAAGGAATTGATAAAAGAAATGTTAGAACAAACAACGTTTTTGAAATTGCAGGAACTTTGGGCATTGAGGCTGCACGAAATTCATTGATTGATGAGCTTAACAATACTTTGGGAGACCAAGGATTAGAAGTCGATAATAGATACATTATGCTAGTATCTGATCTGATGTGTTCAAGAGGTTACATGCAACAAATTGGTAGACACGGAATTGCAGGTACTAAAGATAGTGTTCTTGCAAGAGCAGCATTCGAAATTACAGTTCCAACAATTGCACATGCTGCACTTGGTGGAGAGATTGAAAGTCTCAAAGGAATCACTGAAAACGTTATTGTTGGAAGTAATATTCCAATTGGAAGTGGTACAGTTGATCTGTACATGCAAGTAAGCAAGAAGAAATAG
- a CDS encoding DNA-directed RNA polymerase subunit H has protein sequence MATKKNQVLVPDHIYVPIHEIISKQEAEDVLKKYNCKPTELPLIFVNDPAILGLGVKPGDMIKITRKSPTAGESLYYRYVVEI, from the coding sequence ATGGCAACTAAGAAAAACCAAGTCCTAGTACCTGATCATATCTATGTTCCAATACATGAAATTATTTCTAAACAAGAGGCTGAAGATGTCTTAAAAAAATACAATTGTAAACCAACTGAGTTACCATTAATCTTTGTTAATGATCCTGCTATTTTGGGACTAGGTGTTAAACCTGGAGATATGATTAAGATCACTCGAAAAAGTCCAACTGCAGGTGAAAGTCTCTATTACAGATATGTGGTGGAAATCTAA